A portion of the Perognathus longimembris pacificus isolate PPM17 chromosome 20, ASM2315922v1, whole genome shotgun sequence genome contains these proteins:
- the Oscar gene encoding osteoclast-associated immunoglobulin-like receptor isoform X1, which translates to MALVVLLQLLTLWPLSHTSFTPSVPPATHPRPWLEAQPAAIVTPGVNVTLRCLAPQPAWRFELFKLGEKTPPFLRDVSSNLAEFFLEEVIPTQSGHYQCCYRNPDWGPGVWSHPSKDLELLVTDQLPQPSLVALPGPVVAPGANVSLRCAGHMPGMSFALYRVDMAAPLQYQDSVQSWADFPLPSAHAPGTYSCYYHTPSKPYVLSQRSEPLVITSEAGSGSSDYTQENMIRLVLAGLVLLALGVLLALDWRGRSSTLGGVPPTGGACVDLGFKQVFQREVRSWGPWGAWPPWRL; encoded by the exons TCCCCCCAGCCACACACCCCAGGCCATGGCTAGAGGCTCAGCCAGCTGCAATTGTGACGCCTGGAGTCAATGTGACCTTGAGGTGCCTTGCACCCCAACCCGCCTGGAGGTTTGAACTCTTCAAGCTTGGAGAGAAGACCCCCCCATTCCTCCGGGACGTGTCCAGCAATCTGGCAGAGttcttcctggaggaggtgatcCCCACCCAGAGTGGCCATTACCAATGTTGCTACCGCAACCCAGACTGGGGGCCAGGTGTCTGGTCCCATCCCAGCAAGGACCTGGAGCTGTTGGTGACAG ACCAGCTGCCCCAGCCATCGCTGGTGGCACTGCCTGGGCCAGTGGTGGCTCCTGGTGCCAACGTGAGCTTGCGGTGCGCAGGCCACATGCCTGGCATGAGCTTTGCGCTGTACCGTGTGGATATGGCGGCCCCGCTGCAGTACCAGGACTCCGTGCAGTCCTGGGCCGACTTCCCCCTGCCCAGTGCCCACGCCCCAGGCACCTACAGCTGCTACTACCACACTCCGTCCAAGCCCTATGTGCTGTCCCAGCGCAGCGAGCCACTGGTCATTACCTCTGAGG CAGGTTCTGGCTCCTCCGACTACACCCAGGAGAACATGATCCGTCTGGTGCTGGCCGGCCTTGTCCTCCTCGCCCTGGGTGTGCTGCTGGCCTTGGACTGGCGGGGCCGGAGCAGCACCCTGGGGGGCGTCCCCCCCACTGGGGGAGCCTGTGTTGATTTGGGATTTAAGCAGGTATTCCAGAGAGAAGTGAGGAGCTGGGGTCCCTGGGGTGCCTGGCCCCCTTGGAGACTCTGA
- the Oscar gene encoding osteoclast-associated immunoglobulin-like receptor isoform X2 — MALVVLLQLLTLWPLSHTSFTPSVPPATHPRPWLEAQPAAIVTPGVNVTLRCLAPQPAWRFELFKLGEKTPPFLRDVSSNLAEFFLEEVIPTQSGHYQCCYRNPDWGPGVWSHPSKDLELLVTDQLPQPSLVALPGPVVAPGANVSLRCAGHMPGMSFALYRVDMAAPLQYQDSVQSWADFPLPSAHAPGTYSCYYHTPSKPYVLSQRSEPLVITSEGSGSSDYTQENMIRLVLAGLVLLALGVLLALDWRGRSSTLGGVPPTGGACVDLGFKQVFQREVRSWGPWGAWPPWRL; from the exons TCCCCCCAGCCACACACCCCAGGCCATGGCTAGAGGCTCAGCCAGCTGCAATTGTGACGCCTGGAGTCAATGTGACCTTGAGGTGCCTTGCACCCCAACCCGCCTGGAGGTTTGAACTCTTCAAGCTTGGAGAGAAGACCCCCCCATTCCTCCGGGACGTGTCCAGCAATCTGGCAGAGttcttcctggaggaggtgatcCCCACCCAGAGTGGCCATTACCAATGTTGCTACCGCAACCCAGACTGGGGGCCAGGTGTCTGGTCCCATCCCAGCAAGGACCTGGAGCTGTTGGTGACAG ACCAGCTGCCCCAGCCATCGCTGGTGGCACTGCCTGGGCCAGTGGTGGCTCCTGGTGCCAACGTGAGCTTGCGGTGCGCAGGCCACATGCCTGGCATGAGCTTTGCGCTGTACCGTGTGGATATGGCGGCCCCGCTGCAGTACCAGGACTCCGTGCAGTCCTGGGCCGACTTCCCCCTGCCCAGTGCCCACGCCCCAGGCACCTACAGCTGCTACTACCACACTCCGTCCAAGCCCTATGTGCTGTCCCAGCGCAGCGAGCCACTGGTCATTACCTCTGAGG GTTCTGGCTCCTCCGACTACACCCAGGAGAACATGATCCGTCTGGTGCTGGCCGGCCTTGTCCTCCTCGCCCTGGGTGTGCTGCTGGCCTTGGACTGGCGGGGCCGGAGCAGCACCCTGGGGGGCGTCCCCCCCACTGGGGGAGCCTGTGTTGATTTGGGATTTAAGCAGGTATTCCAGAGAGAAGTGAGGAGCTGGGGTCCCTGGGGTGCCTGGCCCCCTTGGAGACTCTGA